A part of Fundulus heteroclitus isolate FHET01 chromosome 23, MU-UCD_Fhet_4.1, whole genome shotgun sequence genomic DNA contains:
- the LOC118557541 gene encoding uncharacterized protein LOC118557541 — MHLSPGQVHGNMCKGGCLQCKGDRSVFCRMDALHRYCSLPDYWRLCCKTCSNINDSTVEPNSPATATLNSTVPPTPSKSLFSSILTTAQPTKAASKVKETKTNPKLKKLHFNTPPTPYEEDFSTIPVTAPSFPSSGSKVSPTNVSGDAVVTARTPLVHYGSTDIETTTPGSFNEFITPSDDVNAEAVTGTTAFSETTVTSSGEATSRSEDDIKESYSSPGRVTDTVVLEDGPSMVIPTIKGEDTTEPASPPWLDLPEHIPVGFTGPPTTAVSHTVSPEIISKPRQNAAENDANSLDGLDNRVVGADSDISKNNLIPKLWVSLRERTKNKRIQELLEEKRNFLLRMKRGHTEH, encoded by the exons ATGCATCTGTCCCCCGGGCAAGTCCACGGCAACATGTGCAAGGGCGGAT GCCTACAATGTAAAGGAGACCGCTCGGTGTTCTGTCGTATGGACGCTCTGCACCGCTACTGCTCACTGCCAGACTACTGGCGCTTATGCTGCAAGACCTGCAGCAACATCAACGATTCCACAGTGGAGCCTAACTCCCCTGCCACAGCCACCCTCAACAGCACTGTCCCACCTACACCATCCAAGAGCCTCTTCAGCTCCATTCTCACCACCGCTCAGCCAACTAAAGCCGCC AGTAAAGTCAAGGAGACAAAGACCAATCCAAAGCTGAAAAAGTTGCACTTTAACACACCACCCACCCCTTATGAGGAGGATTTTTCCACCATTCCTGTCACAGCGCCGAGCTTTCCTTCGTCCGGGTCCAAAGTCAGCCCCACAAACGTTAGCGGGGATGCAGTGGTCACAGCCAGAACTCCACTCGTACACTACGGGAGCACAGACATAGAGACGACGACACCCGGCTCTTTCAATGAGTTCATAACACCCTCTGATGATGTTAACGCTGAAGCTGTCACAGGGACTACTGCATTTAGTGAAACCACAGTGACAAGTAGTGGTGAAGCTACATCAAGGAGTGAAGATGACATTAAAGAGTCCTACAGTAGTCCGGGAAGGGTCACAGACACCGTGGTGCTGGAGGACGGTCCCTCCATGGTGATCCCGACCATAAAAGGAGAGGACACCACAGAGCCGGCCTCTCCACCCTGGCTGGACCTGCCTGAGCACATCCCTGTAGGTTTCACCGGTCCCCCAACGACCGCGGTCTCTCACACAGTGTCGCCTGAAATCATCTCGAAGCCTCGGCAAAATGCTGCGGAGAACGACGCCAACTCGCTCGATGGGTTGGATAACAGAGTCGTCGGTGCTGACAGCGACATCTCTAAGAACAATCTGATCCCCAAGCTCTGGGTCAGCCTTAGAGAGCGAACCAAGAACAAACGAATACAAGAACTTCTGGAGGAGAAGCGAAATTTTCTCCTCCGGATGAAAAGGGGCCACACAGAACATTAG